In Solibacillus isronensis, the following are encoded in one genomic region:
- the clpP gene encoding ATP-dependent Clp endopeptidase proteolytic subunit ClpP produces MNLIPTVIEQTNRGERAYDIYSRLLKDRIILLGSGIDDNVANSIVAQLLFLEAEDPDKDIYLYINSPGGSITSGMAIYDTMNFIKPDVSTICIGMAASMGAFLLSAGAKGKRVALPNAEVMIHQPLGGAQGQATEIEIAAKRILHLREKLNRIMAENSGQDYETLARDTDRDNFMSAQQALEYGLIDKIYERNQLK; encoded by the coding sequence CCGCGGCGAACGTGCATATGACATTTATTCACGTTTACTTAAAGACCGCATCATTTTATTAGGTAGTGGGATTGACGATAATGTTGCGAACTCAATCGTAGCACAGCTATTATTTTTAGAAGCTGAAGATCCAGATAAAGATATCTACCTATACATTAACTCACCAGGCGGCTCTATCACTTCAGGTATGGCAATCTACGATACGATGAACTTCATCAAACCTGATGTATCAACTATCTGTATCGGTATGGCTGCTTCAATGGGTGCATTCCTGCTTTCTGCTGGTGCAAAAGGCAAACGTGTTGCATTACCAAACGCAGAAGTAATGATTCACCAACCACTTGGTGGAGCACAAGGTCAAGCAACTGAAATCGAAATCGCTGCAAAACGTATTTTACACTTACGTGAAAAATTAAACCGTATCATGGCTGAAAACAGTGGCCAAGATTATGAAACGTTAGCGCGCGACACAGATCGTGATAACTTCATGTCTGCACAGCAAGCATTAGAGTACGGTCTTATCGATAAAATTTACGAGCGTAACCAATTAAAATAA
- a CDS encoding HPr family phosphocarrier protein, with amino-acid sequence MIEKQVEVKLKSGLQARQAALFVQEANRYKADVYLEKGTKKVNAKSIMGIMSLAVAKGTVVTLWADGHDEEKAIDALQLLIEKAD; translated from the coding sequence ATGATTGAAAAACAAGTAGAAGTAAAGTTAAAATCGGGCTTACAAGCAAGACAGGCCGCTTTGTTCGTCCAAGAGGCGAATCGTTATAAAGCAGATGTCTATTTAGAAAAAGGTACGAAAAAAGTGAATGCAAAGTCGATCATGGGCATTATGAGCCTAGCTGTTGCAAAAGGCACAGTTGTCACATTATGGGCAGACGGCCATGACGAAGAAAAAGCAATCGACGCACTTCAACTTCTAATTGAAAAAGCGGATTAA